Proteins encoded by one window of Seriola aureovittata isolate HTS-2021-v1 ecotype China chromosome 4, ASM2101889v1, whole genome shotgun sequence:
- the LOC130167332 gene encoding SH3 domain-binding glutamic acid-rich protein-like isoform X16 — translation MVIKVFLASSSGSTAIKKKQQDVVGFLEALKVDYAQLDIACNEENRMWMRQNVPEEKKPANGIPLPPQIFNEESYCGDYDTFFDAKEDNLVYSFLGLPPPPGSKEAVQADKADIVENGTHAEETNAEGNLDDSIEVPVEERNGDAHSKEELAQAADEEDEGEGGEEEEGEVAEGETADDEATEEETAGDEAPAEEEEAVEETDEAHAEEEEEQEEADDDREEEDLQSEEEEELRQLEEEEEDLEETQEEEAE, via the exons atggttATCAAAGTCTTCCTCGCCTCTTCATCGGGATCCACTGCG ATCAAAAAGAAGCAGCAAGATGTGGTCGGCTTCCTGGAGGCTCTTAAAGTGGACTACGCTCAGTTGGACATCGCCTGCAACGAGGAGAACCGCATGTGGATGAGGCAGAATGTCCCAGAGGAGAAGAAGCCCGCCAACGGCATCCCCCTGCCACCTCAGATCTTCAATGAAGAGAGCTACTGCGGG GACTACGACACATTCTTCGATGCCAAGGAGGACAACTTGGTGTATTCTTTCCTGGGGCTGCCCCCTCCTCCTGGGTCAAAG GAAGCAGTGCAGGCGGACAAGGCGGATATTGTGGAGAACGGGACCCATGCCGAGGAAACTAATGCAGAGGGAAACCTTGATGACTCAATA GAGGTACCAGTGGAGGAGCGTAACGGGGATGCACACAGCAAGGAGGAGCTGGCACAGGCagctgatgaggaggatgaaggtgagggtggtgaagaggaggagggggaggtagCAGAAGGAGAGACTGCAGATGATGAAGCCACGGAAGAAGAAACAGCAGGGGACGAGGcccctgcagaggaggaggaggcagtggaAGAGACAGACGAG GCCcatgcagaggaggaagaagaacag GAAGAAGCTGATGATGACAGG GAGGAAGAGGATTTGCAGTCAGAG GAGGAAGAAGAGCTACGACAGCTTGAG gaagaagaagaagacttgGAAGAAACACAG GAGGAAGAGGCTGAGTAG
- the LOC130167332 gene encoding SH3 domain-binding glutamic acid-rich protein-like isoform X13 — MVIKVFLASSSGSTAIKKKQQDVVGFLEALKVDYAQLDIACNEENRMWMRQNVPEEKKPANGIPLPPQIFNEESYCGDYDTFFDAKEDNLVYSFLGLPPPPGSKEAVQADKADIVENGTHAEETNAEGNLDDSIEVPVEERNGDAHSKEELAQAADEEDEGEGGEEEEGEVAEGETADDEATEEETAGDEAPAEEEEAVEETDEAHAEEEEEQEEADDDREEEELRQLEEEEEAEVQEEEEEDLEETQEEEAE; from the exons atggttATCAAAGTCTTCCTCGCCTCTTCATCGGGATCCACTGCG ATCAAAAAGAAGCAGCAAGATGTGGTCGGCTTCCTGGAGGCTCTTAAAGTGGACTACGCTCAGTTGGACATCGCCTGCAACGAGGAGAACCGCATGTGGATGAGGCAGAATGTCCCAGAGGAGAAGAAGCCCGCCAACGGCATCCCCCTGCCACCTCAGATCTTCAATGAAGAGAGCTACTGCGGG GACTACGACACATTCTTCGATGCCAAGGAGGACAACTTGGTGTATTCTTTCCTGGGGCTGCCCCCTCCTCCTGGGTCAAAG GAAGCAGTGCAGGCGGACAAGGCGGATATTGTGGAGAACGGGACCCATGCCGAGGAAACTAATGCAGAGGGAAACCTTGATGACTCAATA GAGGTACCAGTGGAGGAGCGTAACGGGGATGCACACAGCAAGGAGGAGCTGGCACAGGCagctgatgaggaggatgaaggtgagggtggtgaagaggaggagggggaggtagCAGAAGGAGAGACTGCAGATGATGAAGCCACGGAAGAAGAAACAGCAGGGGACGAGGcccctgcagaggaggaggaggcagtggaAGAGACAGACGAG GCCcatgcagaggaggaagaagaacag GAAGAAGCTGATGATGACAGG GAGGAAGAAGAGCTACGACAGCTTGAG gaagaagaagaggctgaAGTACAAGAG gaagaagaagaagacttgGAAGAAACACAG GAGGAAGAGGCTGAGTAG
- the LOC130167332 gene encoding adapter SH3BGRL-like isoform X35 translates to MVIKVFLASSSGSTAIKKKQQDVVGFLEALKVDYAQLDIACNEENRMWMRQNVPEEKKPANGIPLPPQIFNEESYCGDYDTFFDAKEDNLVYSFLGLPPPPGSKEAVQADKADIVENGTHAEETNAEGNLDDSIAHAEEEEEQEEADDDREEEDLQSEEEEELRQLEEEEEAEVQEEEEEDLEETQEEEAE, encoded by the exons atggttATCAAAGTCTTCCTCGCCTCTTCATCGGGATCCACTGCG ATCAAAAAGAAGCAGCAAGATGTGGTCGGCTTCCTGGAGGCTCTTAAAGTGGACTACGCTCAGTTGGACATCGCCTGCAACGAGGAGAACCGCATGTGGATGAGGCAGAATGTCCCAGAGGAGAAGAAGCCCGCCAACGGCATCCCCCTGCCACCTCAGATCTTCAATGAAGAGAGCTACTGCGGG GACTACGACACATTCTTCGATGCCAAGGAGGACAACTTGGTGTATTCTTTCCTGGGGCTGCCCCCTCCTCCTGGGTCAAAG GAAGCAGTGCAGGCGGACAAGGCGGATATTGTGGAGAACGGGACCCATGCCGAGGAAACTAATGCAGAGGGAAACCTTGATGACTCAATA GCCcatgcagaggaggaagaagaacag GAAGAAGCTGATGATGACAGG GAGGAAGAGGATTTGCAGTCAGAG GAGGAAGAAGAGCTACGACAGCTTGAG gaagaagaagaggctgaAGTACAAGAG gaagaagaagaagacttgGAAGAAACACAG GAGGAAGAGGCTGAGTAG
- the LOC130167332 gene encoding SH3 domain-binding glutamic acid-rich protein-like isoform X3 produces MVIKVFLASSSGSTAIKKKQQDVVGFLEALKVDYAQLDIACNEENRMWMRQNVPEEKKPANGIPLPPQIFNEESYCGDYDTFFDAKEDNLVYSFLGLPPPPGSKEAVQADKADIVENGTHAEETNAEGNLDDSIEVPVEERNGDAHSKEELAQAADEEDEGEGGEEEEGEVAEGETADDEATEEETAGDEAPAEEEEAVEETDEQAHAEEEEEQEEADDDREEEDLQSEEEEELRQLEEEEEAEVQEEEEEDLEETQEEEAE; encoded by the exons atggttATCAAAGTCTTCCTCGCCTCTTCATCGGGATCCACTGCG ATCAAAAAGAAGCAGCAAGATGTGGTCGGCTTCCTGGAGGCTCTTAAAGTGGACTACGCTCAGTTGGACATCGCCTGCAACGAGGAGAACCGCATGTGGATGAGGCAGAATGTCCCAGAGGAGAAGAAGCCCGCCAACGGCATCCCCCTGCCACCTCAGATCTTCAATGAAGAGAGCTACTGCGGG GACTACGACACATTCTTCGATGCCAAGGAGGACAACTTGGTGTATTCTTTCCTGGGGCTGCCCCCTCCTCCTGGGTCAAAG GAAGCAGTGCAGGCGGACAAGGCGGATATTGTGGAGAACGGGACCCATGCCGAGGAAACTAATGCAGAGGGAAACCTTGATGACTCAATA GAGGTACCAGTGGAGGAGCGTAACGGGGATGCACACAGCAAGGAGGAGCTGGCACAGGCagctgatgaggaggatgaaggtgagggtggtgaagaggaggagggggaggtagCAGAAGGAGAGACTGCAGATGATGAAGCCACGGAAGAAGAAACAGCAGGGGACGAGGcccctgcagaggaggaggaggcagtggaAGAGACAGACGAG CAGGCCcatgcagaggaggaagaagaacag GAAGAAGCTGATGATGACAGG GAGGAAGAGGATTTGCAGTCAGAG GAGGAAGAAGAGCTACGACAGCTTGAG gaagaagaagaggctgaAGTACAAGAG gaagaagaagaagacttgGAAGAAACACAG GAGGAAGAGGCTGAGTAG
- the LOC130167332 gene encoding adapter SH3BGRL-like isoform X37, which translates to MVIKVFLASSSGSTAIKKKQQDVVGFLEALKVDYAQLDIACNEENRMWMRQNVPEEKKPANGIPLPPQIFNEESYCGDYDTFFDAKEDNLVYSFLGLPPPPGSKEAVQADKADIVENGTHAEETNAEGNLDDSIQAHAEEEEEQEEADDDREEEDLQSEEEEEAEVQEEEEEDLEETQEEEAE; encoded by the exons atggttATCAAAGTCTTCCTCGCCTCTTCATCGGGATCCACTGCG ATCAAAAAGAAGCAGCAAGATGTGGTCGGCTTCCTGGAGGCTCTTAAAGTGGACTACGCTCAGTTGGACATCGCCTGCAACGAGGAGAACCGCATGTGGATGAGGCAGAATGTCCCAGAGGAGAAGAAGCCCGCCAACGGCATCCCCCTGCCACCTCAGATCTTCAATGAAGAGAGCTACTGCGGG GACTACGACACATTCTTCGATGCCAAGGAGGACAACTTGGTGTATTCTTTCCTGGGGCTGCCCCCTCCTCCTGGGTCAAAG GAAGCAGTGCAGGCGGACAAGGCGGATATTGTGGAGAACGGGACCCATGCCGAGGAAACTAATGCAGAGGGAAACCTTGATGACTCAATA CAGGCCcatgcagaggaggaagaagaacag GAAGAAGCTGATGATGACAGG GAGGAAGAGGATTTGCAGTCAGAG gaagaagaagaggctgaAGTACAAGAG gaagaagaagaagacttgGAAGAAACACAG GAGGAAGAGGCTGAGTAG
- the LOC130167332 gene encoding adapter SH3BGRL-like isoform X49 encodes MVIKVFLASSSGSTAIKKKQQDVVGFLEALKVDYAQLDIACNEENRMWMRQNVPEEKKPANGIPLPPQIFNEESYCGDYDTFFDAKEDNLVYSFLGLPPPPGSKQAHAEEEEEQEEADDDREEEDLQSEEEEEAEVQEEEEEDLEETQEEEAE; translated from the exons atggttATCAAAGTCTTCCTCGCCTCTTCATCGGGATCCACTGCG ATCAAAAAGAAGCAGCAAGATGTGGTCGGCTTCCTGGAGGCTCTTAAAGTGGACTACGCTCAGTTGGACATCGCCTGCAACGAGGAGAACCGCATGTGGATGAGGCAGAATGTCCCAGAGGAGAAGAAGCCCGCCAACGGCATCCCCCTGCCACCTCAGATCTTCAATGAAGAGAGCTACTGCGGG GACTACGACACATTCTTCGATGCCAAGGAGGACAACTTGGTGTATTCTTTCCTGGGGCTGCCCCCTCCTCCTGGGTCAAAG CAGGCCcatgcagaggaggaagaagaacag GAAGAAGCTGATGATGACAGG GAGGAAGAGGATTTGCAGTCAGAG gaagaagaagaggctgaAGTACAAGAG gaagaagaagaagacttgGAAGAAACACAG GAGGAAGAGGCTGAGTAG
- the LOC130167332 gene encoding SH3 domain-binding glutamic acid-rich protein-like isoform X4 yields the protein MVIKVFLASSSGSTAIKKKQQDVVGFLEALKVDYAQLDIACNEENRMWMRQNVPEEKKPANGIPLPPQIFNEESYCGDYDTFFDAKEDNLVYSFLGLPPPPGSKEAVQADKADIVENGTHAEETNAEGNLDDSIEVPVEERNGDAHSKEELAQAADEEDEGEGGEEEEGEVAEGETADDEATEEETAGDEAPAEEEEAVEETDEAHAEEEEEQEEADDDREEEDLQSEEEEELRQLEEEEEAEVQEEEEEDLEETQEEEAE from the exons atggttATCAAAGTCTTCCTCGCCTCTTCATCGGGATCCACTGCG ATCAAAAAGAAGCAGCAAGATGTGGTCGGCTTCCTGGAGGCTCTTAAAGTGGACTACGCTCAGTTGGACATCGCCTGCAACGAGGAGAACCGCATGTGGATGAGGCAGAATGTCCCAGAGGAGAAGAAGCCCGCCAACGGCATCCCCCTGCCACCTCAGATCTTCAATGAAGAGAGCTACTGCGGG GACTACGACACATTCTTCGATGCCAAGGAGGACAACTTGGTGTATTCTTTCCTGGGGCTGCCCCCTCCTCCTGGGTCAAAG GAAGCAGTGCAGGCGGACAAGGCGGATATTGTGGAGAACGGGACCCATGCCGAGGAAACTAATGCAGAGGGAAACCTTGATGACTCAATA GAGGTACCAGTGGAGGAGCGTAACGGGGATGCACACAGCAAGGAGGAGCTGGCACAGGCagctgatgaggaggatgaaggtgagggtggtgaagaggaggagggggaggtagCAGAAGGAGAGACTGCAGATGATGAAGCCACGGAAGAAGAAACAGCAGGGGACGAGGcccctgcagaggaggaggaggcagtggaAGAGACAGACGAG GCCcatgcagaggaggaagaagaacag GAAGAAGCTGATGATGACAGG GAGGAAGAGGATTTGCAGTCAGAG GAGGAAGAAGAGCTACGACAGCTTGAG gaagaagaagaggctgaAGTACAAGAG gaagaagaagaagacttgGAAGAAACACAG GAGGAAGAGGCTGAGTAG
- the LOC130167332 gene encoding SH3 domain-binding glutamic acid-rich protein-like isoform X9, whose amino-acid sequence MVIKVFLASSSGSTAIKKKQQDVVGFLEALKVDYAQLDIACNEENRMWMRQNVPEEKKPANGIPLPPQIFNEESYCGDYDTFFDAKEDNLVYSFLGLPPPPGSKEAVQADKADIVENGTHAEETNAEGNLDDSIEVPVEERNGDAHSKEELAQAADEEDEGEGGEEEEGEVAEGETADDEATEEETAGDEAPAEEEEAVEETDEVTEDTQAHAEEEEEQEEADDDREEEDLQSEEEEELRQLEEEEEAEVQEEEEAE is encoded by the exons atggttATCAAAGTCTTCCTCGCCTCTTCATCGGGATCCACTGCG ATCAAAAAGAAGCAGCAAGATGTGGTCGGCTTCCTGGAGGCTCTTAAAGTGGACTACGCTCAGTTGGACATCGCCTGCAACGAGGAGAACCGCATGTGGATGAGGCAGAATGTCCCAGAGGAGAAGAAGCCCGCCAACGGCATCCCCCTGCCACCTCAGATCTTCAATGAAGAGAGCTACTGCGGG GACTACGACACATTCTTCGATGCCAAGGAGGACAACTTGGTGTATTCTTTCCTGGGGCTGCCCCCTCCTCCTGGGTCAAAG GAAGCAGTGCAGGCGGACAAGGCGGATATTGTGGAGAACGGGACCCATGCCGAGGAAACTAATGCAGAGGGAAACCTTGATGACTCAATA GAGGTACCAGTGGAGGAGCGTAACGGGGATGCACACAGCAAGGAGGAGCTGGCACAGGCagctgatgaggaggatgaaggtgagggtggtgaagaggaggagggggaggtagCAGAAGGAGAGACTGCAGATGATGAAGCCACGGAAGAAGAAACAGCAGGGGACGAGGcccctgcagaggaggaggaggcagtggaAGAGACAGACGAGGTCACAGAAGACACA CAGGCCcatgcagaggaggaagaagaacag GAAGAAGCTGATGATGACAGG GAGGAAGAGGATTTGCAGTCAGAG GAGGAAGAAGAGCTACGACAGCTTGAG gaagaagaagaggctgaAGTACAAGAG GAGGAAGAGGCTGAGTAG